A window of Novosphingobium terrae contains these coding sequences:
- a CDS encoding creatininase family protein, giving the protein MKSLLPLALGLASAWAAPVSAADNPYWEEMTGADFARALKQAQGTCVLPMGSVEKFGPAGPMGTNLLMARAIAGEAAKKDFVVIFPAYYVAETTDVSNHLGTINYSPKLQLAMLEETVAEMGRNGCTKVILSNGHSSNMGLIQWFIQSTLHEPHPYSVYATYPAPPRMSPPTPESAKLPAAMQPSQPDADGHGGEERVALMMAIRPDLVHPERGHDDPVVPEGAIHLPLPPGVLAAPSRFIEAPTSYLGDASGATAARGKALLAYATDRLVTVIRAVKADSTIPQAEQAFAAQRPHPR; this is encoded by the coding sequence ATGAAATCCTTGTTGCCTCTGGCGCTTGGCTTGGCCTCGGCTTGGGCCGCGCCGGTATCGGCGGCTGACAATCCCTATTGGGAGGAGATGACCGGCGCCGATTTCGCGCGCGCGCTCAAACAGGCGCAGGGCACCTGCGTGCTGCCGATGGGCAGCGTGGAAAAATTCGGTCCGGCAGGCCCCATGGGCACCAACCTCCTCATGGCGCGCGCCATTGCGGGCGAGGCGGCGAAGAAGGATTTCGTGGTGATCTTCCCCGCCTATTATGTGGCGGAAACCACCGATGTCTCCAACCATCTGGGCACCATCAACTACAGCCCCAAGCTGCAACTGGCGATGCTTGAGGAAACCGTGGCCGAGATGGGGCGCAATGGCTGCACAAAGGTCATCCTCTCGAACGGCCATTCCAGCAATATGGGGCTGATCCAGTGGTTTATCCAATCCACCTTGCATGAGCCGCATCCCTACAGCGTCTATGCCACCTATCCCGCGCCGCCGCGCATGTCGCCGCCCACGCCGGAAAGCGCGAAGCTGCCCGCCGCGATGCAGCCCTCCCAACCCGACGCCGACGGCCATGGCGGTGAGGAGCGCGTGGCGCTGATGATGGCGATCCGCCCCGATCTGGTCCATCCCGAGCGCGGTCATGACGATCCGGTGGTGCCCGAGGGTGCGATCCATCTGCCGCTGCCGCCCGGCGTGCTGGCCGCGCCCAGCCGCTTTATCGAGGCACCGACCTCCTACCTCGGCGATGCCAGCGGCGCCACGGCGGCGCGCGGCAAGGCGCTGCTGGCCTATGCCACGGATCGTCTGGTCACGGTGATCCGCGCCGTGAAGGCTGACAGCACCATCCCTCAGGCGGAACAGGCCTTTGCCGCGCAGCGGCCCCATCCGCGCTGA
- a CDS encoding response regulator: protein MKILLAEDDGPLATRLVRVLHGENFAVDVAATGPDAHHLGVTASYDCCVLDIGLPQMDGLEVLAAWRGAGREMPVLMLTVRDAWLDKAAAYRAGADDYLTKPFLPQELVARLRALARRAHGQRSTPVCCGDLTYSPTTGDFRLAGEPLRLTAYESRILARLMQHPESIVGREALFESVYEFNAEVPVNSLEVLIGRLRRKIGASKIETLRGQGYRLTAGIGA, encoded by the coding sequence ATGAAGATCCTGCTGGCCGAGGATGACGGACCGCTCGCCACAAGGCTGGTGCGCGTGCTGCATGGCGAGAATTTTGCCGTCGATGTGGCGGCCACCGGGCCCGATGCCCATCATCTCGGCGTCACGGCCTCCTATGATTGCTGCGTGCTGGACATCGGCCTGCCCCAGATGGACGGGCTGGAGGTGCTGGCCGCATGGCGCGGCGCCGGGCGCGAAATGCCGGTGCTGATGCTGACGGTGCGCGATGCGTGGCTTGACAAGGCGGCGGCCTATCGCGCGGGGGCCGACGATTATCTCACCAAGCCCTTCCTGCCTCAGGAGCTGGTCGCGCGGTTGCGGGCTCTGGCCCGCCGTGCCCATGGCCAGCGTTCGACACCGGTCTGTTGCGGTGATCTCACCTACAGCCCCACCACCGGCGATTTCCGTCTGGCCGGGGAGCCCCTGCGGCTGACGGCCTATGAAAGCCGCATTCTGGCCCGGTTGATGCAGCATCCCGAAAGCATCGTCGGGCGCGAGGCGCTGTTTGAAAGCGTCTATGAATTCAACGCCGAAGTGCCGGTCAATTCGCTGGAGGTGCTGATCGGGCGGTTGCGGCGCAAGATCGGCGCCAGCAAGATCGAGACCCTGCGCGGGCAGGGCTACCGCCTCACGGCGGGTATCGGCGCATGA
- a CDS encoding sensor histidine kinase, which yields MIRPLSLHLRLGLMSVLMVCATLWVTTWLLANLVTTVLSDNMDIPLDAQIRTLRHAIGPDGRLDTASLSWDLQHPATGWGWEVVTPQGRWERSLPRPVLEYPVPLIHPVDGIYSGRDAATKGLVLHARRMDLSGSMAGGRVLVVSPEALIQQPLDRVAQEIHKFAGLGLAVLLLACWVQIGVGLRPLRQLGGAIARIRSGEAQSLPARQPAELAPLAQEINALIARNERGLETARRNAANLAHAVKTPLSTLMLQLEQEQASAEARALVAHVSERVAHHLRRARSAAVGLGGRPRADVHEAVEALRPVLASLGRGGGADRLLHIENRVMPPCPVAVDAEDLSEMLGNLLENACRYARSHISVEAGEDGRWLVLDVSDDGPGIPPAGLETVLQPGVRLDEVSEGYGLGLAITRELAEMYEGTLTLGPASARGGLKASLKLPR from the coding sequence ATGATCCGTCCGCTCTCGCTGCATCTGCGGCTGGGGCTGATGTCGGTGCTGATGGTCTGCGCCACGCTGTGGGTGACGACCTGGCTGCTGGCCAATCTGGTGACCACGGTGCTCAGCGACAATATGGACATTCCGCTGGATGCGCAGATCCGCACCCTGCGCCATGCCATCGGGCCGGACGGTCGTCTCGACACCGCCAGCCTGTCCTGGGATCTGCAGCATCCCGCAACGGGCTGGGGTTGGGAGGTGGTGACGCCGCAGGGGCGCTGGGAGCGCAGCCTGCCGCGTCCGGTGCTGGAATATCCCGTGCCGCTGATCCATCCGGTCGACGGCATCTACAGCGGTCGCGATGCGGCCACGAAGGGGCTGGTGCTACACGCCCGGCGGATGGATTTGTCAGGCAGCATGGCGGGAGGGCGTGTGCTGGTGGTCTCGCCCGAGGCGCTGATCCAGCAGCCGCTGGACCGGGTGGCGCAGGAGATCCACAAATTTGCCGGTCTCGGGCTGGCGGTGCTGCTGCTGGCCTGCTGGGTGCAGATCGGCGTGGGGCTGCGGCCCTTGCGGCAATTGGGCGGGGCCATCGCCCGCATCCGCAGCGGCGAGGCGCAATCGCTGCCCGCGCGCCAGCCCGCCGAACTGGCGCCGCTGGCTCAGGAAATCAACGCGCTGATCGCCCGCAATGAGCGGGGGCTGGAAACCGCGCGGCGCAATGCCGCCAATCTGGCGCATGCGGTCAAGACGCCGCTCTCCACGCTGATGCTGCAGCTGGAGCAGGAGCAGGCCAGCGCCGAGGCCCGGGCGCTGGTCGCCCATGTTTCGGAGCGGGTGGCGCATCATCTGCGCCGGGCGCGCAGCGCGGCGGTGGGGCTGGGCGGGCGGCCCCGCGCCGATGTGCATGAGGCGGTGGAGGCGCTGCGCCCGGTGCTCGCCTCGCTGGGGCGGGGCGGCGGGGCCGACCGGCTGCTCCATATCGAGAACCGCGTGATGCCCCCATGCCCGGTCGCGGTGGATGCCGAGGATCTGAGCGAGATGCTGGGCAATCTGCTGGAGAATGCCTGCCGCTATGCCCGCTCCCATATCAGTGTGGAGGCCGGGGAGGATGGCCGCTGGCTGGTGCTTGATGTCAGCGATGACGGGCCGGGCATTCCGCCCGCCGGGCTGGAAACCGTGCTGCAACCGGGGGTGCGGCTGGATGAGGTGAGCGAAGGCTATGGCCTCGGTCTGGCGATCACCCGCGAACTGGCTGAAATGTATGAGGGCACGCTGACCCTCGGCCCGGCCTCGGCACGGGGCGGGCTGAAGGCCAGTCTGAAACTGCCCCGCTGA
- a CDS encoding TonB-dependent receptor — MKRMSCLALGLGPVIAAALVPALAVAQQAAPGDAATASAGDIVVTALRRSDSLLKTPAAITALKGDDLKTQGVNNLADVQNVAPGLAVAGGRDGLQIAIRGVTTTDTSSKGEQDIAFSVDGMNIGRGKARSGAFFDIDRVEVLRGPQGTLYGRSSTGGAVNVITNKPTFDGIHGYAKVEYGNYDAKRIEAALNVPLSDTLAVRVSGAANDRDGYSKPIPYTTTYNGKSYSFDPSEARARNDQKDATGRFSLLYKPSENGSLRLTATIGHQGGAGSAPALETQLAANHSSGSAGLGILTNPVPAFLDNNFQLYDAALNWKFGAVQLDVLGSYQHMAFRQQAPSVQDVGANGAMSINPVFGANSFGPAFQFYYQQDRVKTTQGEVRLSNAETGRIDYVAGINYYKEIAGENGQSWNALIDQPLNTGSYVFESGPVNITTHKAYGIFGQATFHATDSLSFVGGLRYTHDEIDRIGTFTLPFDFSTTPPGTIADTNGNPVCHYPDVCKGPAANGSARDNKVTWRVGINWQASPAHLFYGSIATGFKAGGFNDYDPSTGGVAGYQPEQLTAYELGYKGRPLAGLTLSSSLFFYDFSKMQVNSGADFPNGTYALYTSTTPTEIYGWENEFAYKLARETTLSGSFSLMGSKFRNYQAGMYAFTGQPIDFSGKPLDLAPGVVITAALVHAFDLPNEAKLRLRLASKYSGAYYLSDYADGVRYRQSGYTRSDLSMTYEPRGAAWSVQGFVENLENKVQRTSMLGYANSGAAYGGTNTMIPANMPANNLAFYTTTPRFYGVRLNVKF, encoded by the coding sequence ATGAAACGCATGTCATGCCTAGCGCTGGGGCTCGGCCCGGTGATCGCGGCGGCGCTGGTGCCGGCTCTGGCCGTGGCCCAGCAGGCCGCGCCGGGCGATGCCGCCACGGCCAGCGCTGGCGATATCGTGGTGACGGCGCTGCGCCGTTCGGATTCGCTGCTCAAGACGCCGGCGGCGATCACCGCGCTGAAGGGCGATGATCTCAAGACGCAGGGCGTCAACAATCTGGCCGATGTGCAGAATGTGGCGCCGGGGCTCGCCGTGGCGGGCGGGCGCGACGGCTTGCAGATCGCCATTCGCGGCGTGACCACCACCGACACCTCCTCCAAGGGCGAGCAGGACATCGCCTTCTCGGTGGATGGCATGAACATCGGGCGCGGCAAGGCGCGCAGCGGCGCCTTCTTCGACATCGACCGCGTGGAGGTGCTGCGCGGCCCGCAGGGCACGCTCTATGGCCGCAGCTCGACCGGCGGCGCGGTCAATGTCATCACCAACAAGCCGACCTTCGATGGCATCCATGGCTATGCCAAGGTGGAATACGGCAATTACGATGCCAAGCGGATCGAGGCGGCGCTCAATGTGCCGCTGTCCGATACGCTGGCGGTGCGTGTGTCCGGCGCGGCCAATGATCGCGACGGCTATTCCAAACCGATCCCCTACACCACCACCTACAATGGCAAGAGCTACAGCTTCGATCCAAGCGAGGCGCGTGCTCGCAACGATCAGAAGGATGCCACGGGCCGTTTTTCGCTGCTCTACAAGCCCAGCGAGAACGGCAGCCTGCGTTTGACCGCCACCATCGGCCATCAGGGCGGCGCGGGCAGCGCTCCGGCTCTGGAGACCCAGCTGGCCGCCAACCACAGCAGCGGCTCTGCCGGTCTTGGCATTCTCACCAATCCGGTGCCGGCCTTCCTCGACAACAATTTCCAGCTTTATGATGCGGCGCTCAACTGGAAATTCGGCGCGGTGCAGCTCGATGTGCTGGGGTCGTATCAGCATATGGCTTTCCGCCAGCAGGCGCCCAGCGTGCAGGATGTGGGCGCCAATGGTGCCATGTCGATCAATCCGGTGTTCGGCGCCAACTCCTTCGGGCCCGCGTTCCAGTTCTATTACCAGCAGGATCGGGTGAAGACCACGCAGGGTGAGGTGCGCCTGTCCAACGCGGAAACCGGCCGCATCGATTATGTTGCGGGCATCAATTACTACAAGGAAATCGCCGGAGAAAACGGCCAGAGCTGGAATGCGCTGATTGATCAGCCGCTCAACACCGGCAGCTATGTGTTTGAATCCGGGCCAGTCAACATCACCACGCACAAGGCCTATGGCATCTTCGGCCAGGCGACCTTCCATGCCACCGACAGCCTCAGCTTTGTTGGCGGCCTGCGCTACACCCATGATGAGATCGACCGCATCGGCACCTTCACCCTGCCGTTCGATTTCAGCACCACGCCGCCCGGTACCATCGCCGACACCAATGGCAATCCGGTCTGCCATTATCCCGATGTCTGCAAAGGTCCCGCCGCCAATGGCAGCGCGCGCGACAATAAGGTGACATGGCGCGTGGGCATCAACTGGCAGGCCAGCCCGGCCCATCTGTTCTATGGCTCGATCGCCACCGGCTTCAAGGCGGGCGGCTTCAACGATTACGATCCCTCGACCGGCGGCGTGGCAGGCTATCAGCCCGAACAGCTGACCGCCTATGAGCTGGGCTACAAGGGCCGCCCGCTGGCGGGGCTCACCCTGTCCAGCTCCCTGTTCTTCTATGATTTTTCGAAGATGCAGGTGAACAGCGGCGCCGATTTCCCCAATGGCACCTATGCGCTTTATACCTCCACCACGCCGACCGAAATCTATGGCTGGGAGAATGAGTTCGCCTATAAATTGGCGCGGGAAACCACCCTGTCGGGCTCCTTCTCGCTGATGGGGTCGAAGTTCAGGAACTATCAGGCGGGCATGTATGCCTTCACCGGCCAGCCGATCGACTTTTCCGGCAAGCCGCTGGATCTGGCGCCCGGCGTGGTGATCACCGCCGCGCTGGTCCATGCCTTCGATCTGCCCAATGAGGCGAAGCTGCGTCTGCGCCTCGCCAGCAAATATTCGGGCGCCTATTACCTTTCCGACTATGCCGATGGCGTGCGCTATCGCCAGAGCGGCTACACCCGCAGCGATCTGAGCATGACCTATGAGCCACGCGGCGCGGCATGGTCGGTGCAGGGCTTTGTCGAGAATCTGGAGAACAAGGTCCAGCGCACCAGCATGCTGGGCTATGCCAACAGCGGCGCGGCCTATGGCGGCACCAACACGATGATCCCGGCCAACATGCCTGCCAACAATCTGGCCTTCTACACCACCACGCCGCGTTTCTACGGCGTGCGGCTGAATGTGAAGTTCTGA
- a CDS encoding PepSY-associated TM helix domain-containing protein: MMQQLRWIHRMVTVPIVLFTLFLAVTGIIIQVIDLDVILTHAPADNVNVRSMREAFDGPGAYQVRHTQDYLAPALPSGFAYSDALARNLPVLRKAAAGAPFSFLEFRMADGHPVAVAGVGEGHIAVDAASATVTAQTGKDEVESQSPDSQRNDWKHLHRMTSFGDGALIINVLVSAGLLTLIVTGLWIYVTLAKQRRKIKKPILYWSAGGTWRALHRTVSLFAAVWLVVVTLSGAWLAVESLGLAINMHRHPPGPRKAPPPPTPLTDAEFPAMLKATLAAANRDAPGEAVKVLRLRHYGPYAQGVVVTAGEENSRQLVYNTANGEGLSESEPGYPPVPFPFGWQAHQTAKSIHRGDWFGMTGRWADLLAGLAMAYLSLSGIVMYVTMWRKRADGGRKALFWK, translated from the coding sequence ATGATGCAGCAATTGCGCTGGATTCACCGGATGGTGACCGTGCCGATCGTGCTTTTCACCCTGTTTCTGGCGGTGACGGGGATCATCATTCAGGTGATCGATCTGGATGTGATCCTCACCCATGCTCCGGCGGACAATGTGAATGTCCGCTCAATGCGCGAGGCGTTTGACGGGCCGGGGGCCTATCAGGTCCGCCATACGCAGGATTATCTGGCGCCCGCGCTGCCATCAGGCTTCGCTTATAGTGATGCGCTGGCGCGCAACCTGCCGGTGTTGCGCAAGGCAGCGGCGGGGGCTCCCTTCAGCTTCCTTGAATTTCGCATGGCCGACGGCCACCCCGTTGCCGTCGCCGGTGTGGGGGAAGGGCATATCGCCGTCGATGCCGCCAGCGCGACGGTGACGGCGCAGACCGGCAAGGATGAGGTGGAATCGCAATCGCCCGACTCCCAGCGCAACGACTGGAAACACCTCCACCGCATGACCAGCTTCGGCGATGGGGCACTGATCATCAATGTGCTGGTTTCGGCAGGGTTGCTGACGCTGATCGTCACCGGCCTGTGGATCTATGTGACGCTTGCCAAGCAGCGCCGGAAGATCAAAAAGCCGATCCTCTACTGGAGCGCGGGCGGCACATGGCGCGCGCTGCATCGCACGGTCTCGCTCTTTGCCGCCGTATGGCTGGTGGTGGTGACGCTGAGCGGCGCCTGGTTGGCGGTGGAGAGCCTTGGGCTGGCCATCAACATGCATAGGCATCCGCCGGGGCCGCGCAAAGCGCCTCCGCCGCCCACGCCGCTCACCGATGCCGAATTTCCTGCCATGCTGAAAGCCACGCTGGCCGCCGCCAACCGCGATGCCCCCGGCGAGGCGGTGAAGGTGCTGCGTCTGCGCCATTACGGCCCCTATGCGCAGGGCGTGGTGGTGACGGCGGGAGAGGAAAACTCGCGTCAGCTGGTCTACAACACGGCCAATGGCGAAGGGCTGAGCGAGAGCGAGCCCGGCTATCCCCCCGTGCCCTTTCCCTTCGGCTGGCAGGCGCATCAGACCGCCAAGAGCATCCATCGCGGCGACTGGTTCGGCATGACCGGTCGCTGGGCCGATCTGCTGGCGGGTCTGGCCATGGCCTATCTCTCGCTCTCGGGCATCGTGATGTATGTCACCATGTGGCGCAAGCGGGCCGATGGCGGGCGCAAGGCCCTGTTCTGGAAATGA
- a CDS encoding nuclear transport factor 2 family protein, with protein sequence MRSLFLPLALLAAPAMAQTPAEQALLKAEDARFHAELTHDAATLDAMTASEVTYAHFNGALEDKAGVMKDFTHIPFTAIEPANRHARLLGETGVVRGEVTRHLPDRTLHDAYLAVYVHRAGRWQLIDWVSYAPQPAQGDGAKVP encoded by the coding sequence ATGCGTAGCCTGTTTCTGCCGCTGGCCTTGCTGGCCGCCCCCGCCATGGCCCAGACGCCCGCCGAGCAGGCGCTGCTCAAGGCCGAGGATGCCCGCTTTCATGCCGAACTGACGCATGATGCCGCCACGCTGGACGCCATGACCGCGTCCGAGGTGACCTATGCCCATTTCAACGGCGCGCTGGAGGATAAGGCGGGGGTGATGAAGGACTTCACCCATATCCCCTTCACCGCCATCGAACCCGCCAACCGCCATGCCCGGCTGCTGGGCGAGACCGGCGTGGTGCGCGGCGAGGTGACGCGCCATCTGCCCGACCGCACGCTGCATGATGCCTATCTGGCCGTCTATGTGCACCGGGCGGGGCGGTGGCAGCTGATCGATTGGGTGTCCTATGCGCCGCAACCGGCGCAAGGCGATGGCGCCAAGGTGCCCTGA
- a CDS encoding TonB-dependent receptor → MSMQRIPALKASAALTSISLAIAGFATLAQAQAAPAKDNVDNHEIIVTATKTSQAASKVPQALTVLSGETLKEKGIVNVTNLSSVSPGLEIGSASHGVSISVRGVTTTDVTSKGEQDVVFSVDGIPIGRPQLMGLAFFDLERVEVLRGPQGTLYGKSATGGAINVITAKPKHDLEGSVSAELGNYNTRRFEGMINLPLTDDLAVRAAFASNSREGFIKPVLGNYTGASTQNNLGAEQNWTARLSGKYDFAGNGSLVLTGTFGHVGGADGSNDVIYSRVTQLKGDNRFQVYYNPFANGGNNDNYANVNAELNFDLGPVHVAYDGAHLWWHGEDNMDPSVNGAQDSGAYNWSQYSSHMTTDTHEVRLSNANPAARLEWLLGANYYHEYNDESDLNWQTLAGTPKDANGNPTGSTVSCLAAPTQAGCNSPNPHIVGPTVHTAKGVFGQVNFHATSKLKLTAGLRYSSDQMARYALLSAGSPNNGAAYWTSTSGGVCAPPYACVSAAESNPDTGQNTTSGVTWRVGADYQITPRAMVYASVATGYKGGGFNDIDPAASTKKTGTYGAEHVTAYEIGFKGRITSTISYNTSAYYYDYSKYQLTGATFLALQSIGTTGVVIYTSLAPATMYGWENELTWRPSKNDTFGASLSLERAFFNNGPNAARVGFLYSNLQYWGGKSLDRVPGISGTLSWDHRWEMKNGGLVKLGVNSKISGGYWLSDLAGTGNPFSGVYADGSYPKQYRQGAYTRSDVTLGYTMPNGKVTLEGYVRNLENTVQMQNAPSTAQPGWGPDGQWVRVNLPRTFGARLTVKY, encoded by the coding sequence ATGTCGATGCAGCGCATCCCCGCGCTCAAGGCATCCGCGGCTCTGACTTCGATCAGCCTCGCCATCGCGGGTTTCGCGACATTGGCCCAGGCGCAGGCCGCCCCGGCCAAAGACAATGTCGACAATCACGAAATCATCGTGACGGCAACGAAAACCAGCCAGGCCGCCTCCAAAGTGCCTCAGGCGCTGACGGTTCTTTCGGGCGAGACGCTCAAGGAAAAGGGCATCGTCAATGTCACCAATCTGTCGAGCGTGTCGCCGGGGCTGGAAATCGGTTCGGCCTCGCATGGCGTGTCGATTTCGGTGCGCGGCGTGACCACTACCGATGTCACCTCGAAGGGCGAGCAGGATGTCGTCTTCTCGGTGGACGGCATTCCCATCGGTCGCCCGCAGCTCATGGGGCTGGCCTTCTTCGATCTGGAGCGTGTGGAGGTGCTGCGCGGCCCGCAGGGCACGCTCTATGGCAAAAGCGCGACCGGCGGTGCGATCAATGTGATCACCGCCAAGCCCAAACATGATCTGGAAGGATCGGTCTCGGCGGAGCTGGGCAATTACAACACCCGCCGCTTCGAGGGCATGATCAACCTGCCGCTGACCGACGATCTGGCGGTGAGGGCCGCTTTCGCCTCGAACAGCCGCGAGGGCTTTATCAAGCCTGTGCTTGGCAATTACACCGGCGCCAGCACCCAGAACAATCTGGGCGCCGAACAGAACTGGACCGCACGCCTTTCAGGTAAATATGATTTCGCGGGCAATGGCTCTCTGGTTCTGACCGGTACGTTCGGCCATGTCGGCGGGGCGGATGGCAGCAATGATGTGATCTACAGCCGCGTCACCCAGTTGAAGGGCGATAATCGCTTTCAGGTCTATTACAATCCCTTCGCCAATGGCGGCAACAATGACAATTACGCCAACGTCAATGCCGAGCTGAACTTCGATCTCGGCCCGGTCCATGTCGCTTATGACGGCGCCCATCTCTGGTGGCATGGCGAGGACAATATGGACCCCAGCGTCAATGGCGCGCAAGATTCGGGGGCCTACAACTGGTCGCAATACTCGTCGCACATGACCACCGACACGCATGAGGTGCGCCTGTCCAACGCCAACCCCGCCGCGCGTCTGGAATGGCTGCTGGGCGCCAATTACTACCATGAATACAATGATGAATCGGATCTCAACTGGCAGACTCTGGCCGGCACGCCCAAGGATGCCAATGGCAATCCCACCGGCAGCACGGTGTCCTGCCTTGCCGCGCCGACGCAGGCGGGCTGCAACAGCCCCAATCCGCATATTGTCGGCCCCACGGTCCATACGGCCAAGGGCGTGTTCGGGCAGGTCAATTTCCACGCCACGAGCAAGCTGAAGCTGACGGCGGGCCTGCGCTATTCCAGCGATCAAATGGCGCGCTATGCCCTGCTCTCCGCCGGTTCGCCCAACAATGGCGCCGCCTATTGGACCAGCACCAGCGGCGGGGTCTGCGCGCCGCCCTATGCCTGCGTCAGCGCGGCGGAATCCAATCCCGATACCGGGCAGAACACCACGAGCGGCGTAACGTGGCGCGTGGGGGCCGATTACCAGATCACGCCGCGCGCGATGGTCTATGCCTCGGTGGCCACCGGCTACAAGGGCGGCGGCTTCAATGACATCGACCCCGCCGCCAGCACCAAGAAGACGGGCACTTACGGCGCCGAGCATGTCACCGCCTATGAGATCGGCTTCAAGGGGCGGATCACCAGCACGATCAGCTACAACACCAGCGCCTATTACTATGATTACTCCAAATATCAGCTGACCGGCGCGACTTTCCTGGCGCTGCAAAGCATCGGCACGACCGGTGTGGTGATCTACACCTCGCTGGCGCCGGCCACCATGTATGGCTGGGAAAACGAGCTGACATGGCGCCCTTCGAAGAATGACACGTTCGGTGCCTCGCTCTCGCTGGAACGCGCCTTCTTCAACAATGGGCCGAATGCGGCGCGTGTCGGCTTTCTCTATTCCAATCTGCAATATTGGGGCGGCAAGTCGCTGGACCGCGTTCCCGGTATTTCCGGCACGCTGAGCTGGGATCACCGCTGGGAGATGAAGAATGGCGGTCTGGTCAAGCTGGGCGTGAACAGCAAGATTTCGGGCGGCTATTGGCTCAGCGATCTGGCGGGCACGGGCAATCCCTTCAGCGGGGTCTATGCCGATGGTTCCTATCCCAAACAATATCGTCAGGGTGCCTATACCCGCAGCGATGTGACGCTGGGCTACACCATGCCCAACGGCAAGGTGACGCTTGAGGGCTATGTCCGCAATCTGGAAAACACCGTGCAGATGCAGAACGCGCCCAGCACGGCGCAGCCCGGCTGGGGGCCCGACGGCCAATGGGTGCGTGTCAACCTGCCGCGCACCTTCGGAGCCCGTCTGACGGTCAAATATTGA
- a CDS encoding PepSY-associated TM helix domain-containing protein, which produces MLRTYHRILALLSVLLMLYLGVTGTGMQLLDLYAIARHAPITDPTIVSINEGRYGNGDIQVMSDADLTGHDLPAGLDYDKAVGVVLAAMHRDVPDAQPRFVELRLVDGRVVGQARLGPTPMGRPGSPEAQDHLRAWDAITGEPARITPVPPLGLPDSLRQDLKELHRFWGRRDVPGVYAEFASGLILWVFIVTGLILYWRLYKARVRIKRPQLFWSAGGMWRTWHRAISLVSALFIILVAATGTWLGFESSYHVFAMHHGPQPDTASPLSDTQIRSMTSATLTAFREKEPETPIRVLRVRLYATMPQGGVVAGSGPAFDGEPHAVLFNTRTGKVATLGEPEYPVSGFPLGTQVHEDIKHLHSGMLLGLSGRAMNLLAGLALIWLSVSGMVMYWQMYAKRRQSGRNALFWK; this is translated from the coding sequence GTGCTCAGAACCTATCACCGCATTCTTGCCCTGCTCAGCGTGCTGCTGATGCTTTATCTGGGCGTCACCGGCACGGGCATGCAACTGCTCGATCTCTATGCCATCGCCCGCCACGCGCCGATCACCGATCCGACGATCGTCTCGATCAATGAGGGGCGCTATGGCAATGGCGATATTCAGGTGATGAGCGATGCCGATCTGACCGGCCATGATCTGCCCGCCGGCCTCGATTACGACAAGGCCGTCGGCGTGGTGCTGGCCGCGATGCATCGCGATGTGCCCGATGCGCAGCCGCGCTTTGTCGAACTGCGACTGGTGGACGGCAGGGTGGTGGGGCAGGCGCGCCTTGGCCCCACGCCGATGGGCAGGCCGGGCTCGCCCGAAGCGCAGGATCATCTGCGCGCCTGGGATGCGATCACCGGAGAACCCGCCCGGATCACCCCCGTGCCGCCGCTGGGCCTGCCGGACTCGCTGCGGCAGGATCTCAAGGAGCTTCACCGCTTCTGGGGGCGCCGGGATGTGCCGGGCGTCTATGCGGAGTTTGCCTCGGGTCTGATCCTCTGGGTGTTTATCGTGACGGGGCTGATCCTCTACTGGCGGCTCTACAAGGCACGGGTGCGGATCAAGCGGCCGCAACTGTTCTGGTCGGCGGGGGGCATGTGGCGCACATGGCATCGCGCCATTTCGCTGGTCAGCGCGCTGTTTATCATTCTGGTGGCGGCAACGGGCACCTGGCTGGGTTTTGAGAGCAGCTATCACGTCTTCGCCATGCATCATGGCCCGCAGCCCGACACCGCCAGCCCGCTGAGCGACACCCAGATCCGCAGCATGACCAGCGCCACGCTGACCGCCTTCCGCGAGAAGGAGCCCGAAACGCCGATCCGCGTGCTGCGCGTGCGGCTCTATGCCACCATGCCTCAGGGCGGGGTGGTTGCGGGCAGCGGCCCGGCCTTCGATGGTGAGCCGCATGCGGTGCTGTTCAACACGCGGACGGGGAAAGTCGCCACGTTGGGCGAGCCGGAATATCCGGTCAGCGGCTTTCCGCTGGGCACGCAGGTGCATGAGGACATCAAGCATCTCCATTCGGGCATGCTGCTGGGCCTGAGCGGCAGGGCGATGAATCTGCTGGCGGGGCTGGCGCTGATCTGGCTCAGCGTGTCGGGTATGGTGATGTATTGGCAGATGTACGCCAAGCGGCGGCAGAGCGGGCGCAACGCGCTGTTCTGGAAATAG